One Carassius carassius chromosome 28, fCarCar2.1, whole genome shotgun sequence genomic window carries:
- the LOC132108040 gene encoding alpha-2-macroglobulin-like, translating into MAFNALCIWKGLILVSFLFLSVHGQASGPSFMVTFPAVIESGSEAKLCASLLKPNESLSINIYLVDGDQTTLMLQEKAEEEFHRCFNIQTPLVEAESVQAVKVELQGKNFKMTEVRKVVFRRYNHLTLIQTDKPIYIPGQTVNFRVVTMDRNFVPFDQKYSTVVLEDNQNNRIGQWKDVSSTRWIMQLSHELNPEARQGIYKLKAYIGERAITHYFEVKKYVLPKFEMTMKAPKEITFGDSEMNMEVCGKYTFGKPVAGKARVEVCREHLRYISQTDLISPCLVETTEMNAMGCAPFTLDTSIFFNSKNERFLKEQLTLKVNVTEEGTENTMDKSETISLTYEFGKAMFSELPKSYEHGSVIQGKIKIVNLNGAPLQNKDVYLLEGKLWSSKLLLNLTTDSDGLASFSLNTSSLSESDIKLMASAYPKFQYQSFKKPYFSTEEKTIQLLRPDTLYTPTLSELIIEDIEQPLKCDAEFTVTIKYYFVGETVQDFKTDIVYIVLSRGVIVHHGYEKVEVKSSNGAASGTMSFKLSVGADLAPAVQILAYCVLPSENVVAGSRDFMTENCLKNEVSLQFSPAKAVPGEKNTLQLSAQPGSLCGLSAVDQSILILKPGKRLDADKIFKLLPVRSVSGYPYNAVDTPECLEVRPRRAVSLDRVYDSLLNVGLKMATNLHVRQPHCLTLYGVTYRRGFNLERTYSVKESSAQPPVETVRTFFPETWIWQLTEVGDSGSAQVPVTVPDTITSWETEAFCLSSKGLGLAPPAQLTVFQPFFLELSLPYSIIRGEIFELKATVFNYLSKCIMVKVTPAPSSDYTLKAFSEEQYSSCLCANGRKTFTWILTPSVLGVLNITVSAEAESSQTVCDNEIVSVPERGRIDTVTRSLLVQAEGTEKTETYSWLLCPKGDSLTEEVDLNLPKDVIEGSARSSVSVIGDILGRALTNLHGLLRMPYGCGEQNMAILSPNIYILQYLENTEQLTSAIRERATGFLKSGYQRQLNYRHYSGAYSTFGNGDENTWLTAFVLRSFGKAQKYIFIDPQIIQSAKKWLISRWDSDGCFIQQGRLFNNRMKGGVNDNVTMTAYITASLLELETPVTDPVITRGLSCCKSVIEDVKNTYTTALLAYAFSLANDTHTQQQLFKKLNETAISDGSHLHWSQSASADDSDSLAVEISSYVLLAVLSADSLTSADLGFANRIVSWLVKQQNAYGGFSSTQDTVVALQALSLYATKVFSSDGSSTVTVQSAADTHHFDVNQDNKLLYQEKQLQDVPAKYSIEVNGSACVSVQVAQFYNIPTHTEAKTLSIDAKIEEDCKKTFGQYLLLNLTVKYNGQQAKSNMVIVDIKLLSGFTADTSMLELQRLPPTSLVERLDSKDDHVIVYLKEVQQNIPVNLQIQLKQILSVRNLKPAVIKIYDYYQTSDQSQIEYSSQCE; encoded by the exons ATGGCTTTCAATGCGCTGTGTATTTGGAAAGGGCTAATTTTAGTTTCTTTCCTCTTCCTTTCTGTCCATGGACAAGCCTCAGGGCC GTCTTTCATGGTGACGTTTCCTGCAGTCATCGAGTCGGGATCTGAAGCTAAATTGTGTGCAAGTCTTCTCAAACCCAATGAAAGCCTTTCCATTAACATTTATCTGGTTGATGGTGATCAGACCACTTTAATGCTGCAGGAGAAAGCTGAGGAAGAGTTTCACCGCTGCTTTAACATTCAG ACACCTCTGGTAGAAGCAGAATCAGTGCAGGCAGTGAAAGTGGAACTTCAGGGGAAGAACTTCAAGATGACTGAAGTGAGGAAAGTCGTGTTCAGACGTTATAACCATTTGACTTTAATCCAGACTGATAAACCCATCTATATTCCAGGACAGACAG TGAATTTCAGAGTTGTCACCATGGATAGAAATTTCGTACCCTTTGATCAGAAG tACAGTACAGTCGTGCTGGAG GACAATCAGAATAACAGGATTGGTCAGTGGAAAGATGTTTCCTCAACAAGGTGGATAATGCAGCTTTCTCATGAGTTGAACCCAGAGGCCCGCCAAGGCATTTATAAACTAAAGGCTTATATTGGTGAACGGGCGATCACACATTATTTTGAGGTGAAGAAGTATG TTTTACCCAAGTTTGAAATGACCATGAAAGCTCCAAAAGAAATAACGTTTGGTGATAGTGAGATGAATATGGAGGTTTGTGGAAA ATACACATTTGGTAAACCAGTGGCTGGTAAAGCAAGAGTGGAAGTTTGTCGGGAGCATTTGAGATACATTTCTCAAACAGACTTGATTTCACCATGTTTGGTTGAAACTACTGAG ATGAATGCAATGGGTTGTGCCCCCTTTACTTTGGACACATCAATCTTTTTTAACTCTAAAAATGAGAGATTTCTAAAAGAACAACTTACTTTAAAAGTGAATGTAACAGAAGAAGGAACAG aAAACACCATGGACAAATCTGAAACTATAAGTCTGACATATGAATTTGGTAAAGCTATGTTTAGTGAGCTACCCAAAAGTTATGAGCATGGGTCAGTTATACAGGGAAAg ATCAAAATTGTGAATTTAAATGGAGCACCTCTTCAAAACAAAGATGTTTATCTTTTGGAGGGTAAACTGTGGTCCTCAAAATTGCTCTTAAATCTCACTACAGACAGTGATGGACTGGCCAGTTTCTCTCTTAATACATCTAGTCTTTCTGAAAGTGATATTAAACTAATG GCAAGTGCATATCCAAAGTTCCAATATCAAAGCTTTAAAAAGCCTTACTTCTCTACAGAAGAAAAAACAATTCAGCTTCTCCGACCCGACACTCTATACACCCCAACATTAAGTGAACTGATTATAGAAGATATTGAGCAACCATTAAAGTGTGATGCTGAGTTTACAGTGACCATCAAGTATTATTTTGTTGGAGAGACTGTTCAAGACTTCAAAACTGACATCGTCTATATA GTCTTGTCCAGAGGAGTGATTGTTCATCATGGATATGAGAAGGTTGAAGTCAAGTCTTCTAATGGAGCAGCAAGTGGCACAATGTCATTCAAACTGTCTGTTGGTGCAGATCTAGCTCCTGCAGTGCAGATTCTGGCCTACTGTGTTCTGCccagtgaaaatgttgttgctggTAGCAGAGATTTCATGACTGAGAATTGTTTAAAAAACGAG GTTTCTCTGCAGTTTTCTCCTGCTAAAGCAGTTCCTGGTGAGAAAAACACTCTCCAGCTCTCAGCTCAGCCTGGTTCACTGTGCGGCCTCAGTGCTGTAGATCAGAGCATCCTGATCCTGAAGCCAGGAAAACGTTTAGATGCTGACAAG ATCTTTAAACTGCTGCCAGTGCGGTCAGTTTCTGGTTATCCTTACAATGCCGTGGATACACCGGAGTGCCTGGAAGTTAGACCTCGTCGTGCTGTGTCACTAGACCGTGTTTATGACAGCTTGTTG AACGTGGGATTGAAAATGGCAACAAATTTGCATGTGAGACAACCCCATTGTCTGACACTCTATGGTGTAACTTATCGAAGAGGTTTTAACTTGG AGAGGACGTATTCTGTAAAGGAAAGTTCTGCTCAACCACCTGTGGAGACAGTTCGTACCTTTTTCCCAGAAACATGGATTTGGCAGCTCACTGAAGTGGG GGACTCTGGATCAGCTCAGGTTCCTGTGACAGTTCCTGACACCATCACCTCTTGGGAGACGGAGGCCTTCTGTCTGTCCTCCAAAGGTCTGggtctggctcctcctgctcagcTGACAGTTTTCCAGCCCTTCTTCCTGGAGCTCTCTCTGCCTTACTCCATCATCCGTGGGGAGATCTTTGAGCTGAAGGCTACTGTCTTTAACTATCTGTCCAAGTGCATCATG gttaAAGTGACTCCAGCTCCTTCCTCAGACTACACTCTCAAAGCCTTCTCTGAGGAACAGTATTCATCCTGTCTGTGTGCTAATGGAAGAAAAACCTTTACATGGATCCTCACTCCTTCTGTTCTTG GAGTCTTGAATATTACAGTCAGTGCAGAGGCTGAGTCGTCCCAGACTGTGTGTGACAATGAGATTGTGAGCGTGCCAGAGAGAGGACGCATTGACACAGTCACACGAAGTCTGCTTGTACAG GCTGAAGGAACTGAGAAGACAGAGACCTACAGCTGGTTACTGTGTCCAAAGG GTGACAGTCTCACAGAGGAAGTGGATCTGAATCTTCCTAAAGATGTGATAGAGGGATCAGCCAGATCCTCTGTTTCAGTCATTG gGGACATATTGGGTCGTGCACTGACAAATCTTCACGGATTACTACGAATGCCGTACGGCTGTGGAGAACAAAATATGGCTATTCTTTCTCCCAATATTTACATTCTGCAGTATCTGGAAAACACAGAGCAGCTCACTTCAGCCATCAGAGAGAGAGCCACCGGCTTCCTTAAGAGTG GATATCAGAGACAACTGAACTACAGACATTACAGTGGTGCATACAGCACATTTGGAAACGGAGATGAAAATACATG GTTGACTGCTTTTGTCCTGAGGTCTTTTGGCAAAGCACAGAAATACATATTTATTGATCCACAAATTATTCAGAGTGCAAAGAAATGGTTAATAAGCAGATGGGATTCAGACGGCTGTTTTATCCAACAGGGAAGACTGTTCAACAACAGAATGAAG GGTGGAGTGAATGATAATGTGACCATGACGGCCTACATTACTGCATCACTTCTTGAACTAGAAACTCCAGTCACA GATCCTGTCATCACTAGAGGTTTGTCATGTTGTAAGTCCGTCATTGAAGATGTCAAAAACACTTACACCACTGCTCTGCTCGCCTATGCCTTCAGTCTGGctaatgacacacacactcaacagcAGCTTTTCAAGAAACTAAACGAAACTGCTATTTCAGATG GGTCTCATCTCCACTGGTCTCAGTCTGCATCTGCTGATGACTCTGATTCCCTGGCAGTGGAGATCAGCTCATATGTGCTGCTAGCTGTTCTCTCTGCTGATTCACTCACTTCAGCTGATCTGGGCTTTGCTAACAGGATTGTCAGCTGGCTTGTGAAGCAGCAGAATGCCTATGGAGGATTCTCCTCCACACAG GACACAGTGGTGGCTCTTCAGGCTCTGTCTTTGTACGCTACCAAAGTGTTCAGCTCTGACGGCTCCAGCACAGTGACTGTACAGTCAGCAGCAGACACTCACCACTTTGATGTCAATCAGGACAATAAGTTACTGTACCAGGAGAAGCAGCTGCAGGACGTCCCAGCCAAATACAGCATTGAAGTGAATGGCTCAGCCTGTGTGTCTGTGCAG GTGGCTCAGTTCTACAACATTCCCACTCATACTGAAGCTAAAACACTGAGCATTGATGCTAAGATTGAGGAAGATTGCAAGAAAACCTTTGGACAATACCTACtgttaaatttaactgtgaa ATATAATGGTCAACAGGCAAAATCTAACATGGTCATTGTGGATATTAAACTCTTATCAGGATTCACAGCTGATACATCAATG CTTGAACTTCAACGCCTTCCACCAACATCACTTGTGGAGCGGCTCGATTCTAAGGATGATCATGTCATTGTGTATCTTAAAGAG GTTCAACAAAATATTCCAGTAAATCTCCAGATACAATTGAAACAGATTCTTTCAGTGAGGAATCTCAAACCAGCTGTGATTAAAATCTATGATTACTACCAAACAA GTGATCAGTCACAGATCGAGTACTCGTCCCAGTGTGAATGA